ATACGCTCTAAGTCCGAAAAGTTGCAATATGCACTAAGCTTTCTTAGCTCAGCGACATAATCGGCAACTTTCTCGCCACGTTTTTGGTCACGTTTTTGGTCACGTTTGTAAAACTGAAATGACATGGATATTTCATTTGGTTTAGGGCTATAGTGTCTAGTATGAATTGTATCCACTTCAttaaaagttacattattcGCCGTCCGCGGGGTGATAAGCGCCAGCAAAGTCTCAAACACACGAGCACCACACACCGTAAAGAAATTAGCACGCTTAACACTATCCAGAATGACGCCTTTAGCctcaaaacaaaactttagTCTATTTATGTAAACGTCCCAATTGTCCGCTTGAGGGTTGAATTCCTCGAATTTTATTGCCTTTGTATTCTCCATTACTAATTTTTAGACTCGTCGCCACTGTTATGTTCGAAATAAGAATTaattgtgtataaataaaacacgctAAGTAGCTGTTGTCAGTGTTGTGTATTGGCGGTAAAAACAAAGTGAAGTAATGTCACATGTCACATTAAGTGTCAACATGAAGCCACAGACTATacacattttatctattaataaagTGAGCAAGTACTAGGCTAATATATAACAGGTACACATACAggcaaattacaattttgcatTGTTGTCATtggagtgtgttattgctaacactgttgtcagattttattcaagtatcTTAAAGAAATCTGACTAGTAAGTATGTAGTTTAATGGTGTTTgctattacaaataaaaatgagtgttttcacttttaattattgttttaatttacaaattttcctGATGTATCATCTGtcttattagtattatttgtatatttaaagttatgcatcaatttatttgcagttatcaatttattaatatttaaaacttgtatCTAAACTTATTTGCCATTCATGTtcgtaaattactttttttttgtagaccTCAATAAAGTCAttctcaaaattaaaatgggaAATAATGGTCGATGGAGTCAAAATTGTCACAGAGGACCAATCCAGCCGAGTAGAGATTCAGAGTGAAGAAAACCAAGAAAATGACGAAGAAAACGAGGAATCTGAGGAAAAGAATGCCAACAACACTCTTTATGAAGAGATGAAACATGGAGACGATGAAGAATATGGTGTAAACTATGGTTTTAATGGCAGCCGTGAAAATAGTCAGACAGAACTAAGTTATGGACTTAAAATGGAAATTGATGAGTCTACATTAAATACTGAAGATAGCATACGAAATTACGATGACGACGAAGATCTTCTCATACAGAATTTACCTGAAAATTTCAACATTGACGATGAAGAAACTAATAAGTTGATTGAAAATACTCTTGAAGCATTCCTTCAAGATCTTAcagttagaaaaaaaactaaagtgataagaaaaaatagtgAAATCATTGATTCTGACCATGGAGTGAATGAAAATGAAGATTCATACATCGAACTGCAGGCTCAGTGTCGTAAAAGTATTGACATACCAAAAGGTAGAGCTCTGAATCGTTATAAGAATGTGTCCAGGAGAAAGATTACAAAAGAAGAGATGGAACAAATGTTGGAAAGGGAAAGAGAGAATAATTGTTACAAGaatgcatattttaaatgcgaaaaatGTGTTTACGGTTATGATAATGTTAATCAGTACACCGATCATTTGGTGAAACATGATGAGGTAATCAAATTTCTATTAAGAGTTATATAAGGGGTttctgattttatttcaatttctttttgcAGAGTCGAAGTGGGCTTTTTgactgaatttattttataaatctagTTGACCAACAgcttaataaacattttagaaGGCATTTACTGGTCTTCACAACTAATaacagtgtaaaaaaatatttttcaatcacTTGTATTGTGTGAATCTGTGATGCTGTAtgcttgaataaatattatcaattattttaaaaactttttttttttcagaaacaaGGTTCTGAGATATGTTCTATTTGCGATCAGAGATTTCCCACCAGAAAAACTGCTATGGACCATTATCTCCATCATTTTATGTAAGTTGTACAATATTGTTAATTGCATGGTCTAACGTTTCCCATTGCCGAAGAGGGTTGACTTCAGACAGTTAgttgtacgtggcaccgtagctcatcaacgggtgaaccgatttggatgcggtttttttatttgatagctgcgttttatgcggtggttcttagatatgtttgatcaaaatcggttcagccgttccaAAGTTGTagagaaatgaatattgaaagtcggacttttttttttaatatcattcgCCGATTATGGTGTCCTAATAACCTTAATTCTTAACCTGTCGTCACGATATTAGTGaagacaaattaattttttgttttgtatttatgatgctttttgtatataaagttaatagttttctatttattaagtatttcgACAACTGCagataaaagtttattatgtaACAAATACTTTCTTGATCACAAAATATTAGTCCTATGGTACATACATGTTATTGTGAATTCTTTTAGTAAAGTTCTAAAGAACAGAGAGATTTTGTGTTAACTAACATGAGATATACACTAAGTTtggaaataatgaaatttttgtattccCAGGGCTTTCTATTGTACCGAGTGTGGCTACACTAGCCGGTTTCTGCGTTTCCTCAAGGCCCACCAAGAGAAGAAGGAGTGTAGATCAAAAACGTACCCCATATGGTTCTACTGCGACGAATGCGACCAGAAGTTTGCGtgagtttgaaaaaaatatcctaattatgttttttttatatagaaatatgtcTTATGAGACATGCTTTTAGGGTGgttcattacgatccgtcattTTTCTTGAGAAACAATgacgaaattttaaaaattacaacttCCTAAAATTACGTCTTAACATAACTACTTCCTAAAAGAACAATTACCTAAAATGATAAACTATGACAACTACGTAAAATGACAAATTCTGAAAATGACAACTTCCTAAAATTACAACTTCCTAAAATGATAACGTCCTAAAAGAACATCTacctaaaataacaaattataacatCTTCCTAAAATGACAAATTCTGAAAATGTCATCTTACCAAGGGATGTCATACTTTGGATTCGGACCGCTTCACCAGTTTGTATATGTAGCATGAGCAATGTCATTCTCTGTTATAGCTTGGAGAGCCTTCTAACACACCACAAGAAGTCCATACATCAAGTGAAATACTCCTGCAAGTATTGCAACAAAACATTCACGAAGGACTACAGCAGGAAGTTACATGAACagtaagtttttattacaagtttttaagtgtgtctgtctgtaatcaaatcttgaaaGTTAAATTCCACCTTTAACATCTGTCCTTCACttgaaattatcattttttagtTTGAAATTGTTCACCCCTTCTTGGTAATGTTATTATCGCCTATCAGCCAAGGCTGTACGTGTCTCTCAGTCGACTCGCACCACATCTACGGGAGGATATTGAGTGGTCCCATTACAGAGTGGAACCTCACTCCACATTGtccatatattatttattgcagtTCTTTCTTCATCCATCTTTGACATGGACCTCTCGACTATTTGACCCATGATTCCTTATCAAATTATGACCGACATGCTTAtgtaactaaaaaatacttcaaaacttcatgttttgtcactatcgcgcTTTAGTTTGAGGgaatgagacaaaacatacttttgcTTAGtccaattaattttgattaaatgcCATCCTGAATACCATTTGTGGGAGGTAAGGTTGTGACGACCCCGGCcgggtcttatatatatatatatactagaaGGAATGCCGAAAGACAACAGTGTTGGcacctattatgccagaagttGAATGCCAAAGTTTGATGAACTGATCTCgtatagtgtggagccgggaTAACATGTAGCGGTACCCAATGCCATTTCACATGTCCCATATGTGTGTctgttaaatttcacctatATTTGTTTCAGAATTCACAAAGGTCGTCAAAGCGTTCAGTGTGACATATGCAAGAAGTTCTTTGTGAACAAAGTCAGTTTCCAATTCCACCTCAAGAATGTACATGACTTTACGGTGAGTCAGGAGAagcgtaaaaatattaaataagctaataataataataatagaataagcTATAATATAAgtgaccaaaaaaaaaataaaaaaggtgcccaaaatattttattgttacccaaaaattaaaatatctgcCCAAGCAATAAGGGCATcgggttttttaataactgTATTGACTAGGAAATCGGAAGTGAACAGAAAGAAGCGGACGACCCGCGTACATTGTGGGCCCGGCCTCATTGCTCCGTCGTCCGCCgttgcgttgacgtacgtcgatcGGATCAACGCGAAAATTGAATGAAGTTTTGATGCAGGAAATTGTCAAAAACCTTGTAAACCACGGATCGACAACGCGCTGCGTCGACGCAACGGTGCCCGACGGAGCGATGGCATAATTAATAGAAGTCACTAGACTTCTATTATTTGTCTTATAATTCGAAAGTAgtttaatacaattaatatactctgtgtaaaacaaaacaacgaCATCTATGGAGCACTGCAGACAAAACGAATAGACGCGAACTGGTTTCGAAAATTTTATCAGGTACTTATCCGAGGCCTGAGAATAAAatgggaaaatattttattttttagccgAAGAAATCTGTGTACTGCAAAGTTTGCAACAAGTTCTATACGCGCAAGTACGCGTATCACGTTCACGAGAAAAGCCATGGGAATGATGTGGACAATAGCTAGACTAGTTTGGTACTGACACACTCTCTCAACTGAGCGACTTGCCCTcacagccgttgagcgttggagcccagagtccgctaCTGACACAGTGTACTGTTATAACGTGCAAAagttgacgtgaaaaagtgtctgtgaagttaataatcaactacgtcagtaatttctgaatacaGTAATACCACaccacctcggtggcgcagtagtaaagttcttgccactgaaccgagaggtcccgggttcgagccccggtcgggtcatgatggaaaagatctttttctgattggctcgggtcttggacgtttatctaatatataggtatgtatttgttataaaatataatatcgttgagttagtaccccataacacaagtctcgaacttactttggggctagctcaatctgtgtgatttgtcctaatatatttatattttatttacttcacaCAGCAGAGGTGAGAGAGGCGGTGTGATTACAACGAAGGTGCAAAAACacaacgcctgcaacaccggtgttgcaggcgttgataggctgtggtgaccacttaccatcaggtgggcaGTTTGCCTGCttgttagtataaaaaaagtgtttcaaTAAGTGTCAATGTAAAACCACTTTTTGTTACGGCGTGGTTACCACACgcatttatgaaatattgtaagaaGGCACCCGCGGCTCACTAGCGTCACCATATcgcatttttatcaatttcttttaattcacGGCAAAAACAACGAAATATGAATAACGAACCGAAAAACGACGAAAATAGACCACAGGAGATTGCGCTACAGTTatataaaggattttattgaccgagcggtcgaagcgagcgaggtctacaaatcaactttggggcaaaaatactaataaaatctttagaACCGTTGTTGGTCTgagtttgatgaaatttaaaaggtatgtagtatctgtcaatagaattctTAAGTTCGTgtggcaacaaaatcggtttagtcgtttttgaaatatttacatttttgtaaaaatgtatgtgttcgcggcgaacaactagttacaTAGCTTCGGTCGCctataaccataataaaaaaatagttgcaTATGTCAGTCCTGAGGAATTCGTTTATCTCTGtgctaaatttaatcaaaatcggccaagtagtttttgagtttattcattacaaactaaaatataaacatacaaatcttttctctttataaagTATGGATGgtctgtttataatattaaaacacaatttacGATATGGACTTTGGGATACGTTAACTAAAGTGACCTTTGACCCTTCTTtgcatgatttttttatatttttttaaaataaattagggtGATGTAACTAATGCTCTAgattaaaggaaaaatattttaaaaaatcttaaaatgttGCCAGCAACAACAAATTTACAGTACAAGGGTTTTGAGTACCTTATTTGTTgactaaatattatgattgaaATTTCCCTGATCAtgcaaagaaataaattatctaatgaATCCTAGTGGAACATGATTTGAAATACCATGTTTAAATCCCGATGCGAAAAGAAGGGTACTATAAGTTTGACTGctaagtatgtctgtctgtatacgtggcactgtagctcatcaacgggtgaaccgatttggatgcggtttccTTTGTGagagctaatttttatgcggtggttcttagatatgttttatcaaaatcggatcAGCAGTTAAGAAGTTggagcgaaattaatattgctgggttttttttttaatttgtctaacaaataaacatgttttagttatcataaattaaataaaagttattgatgaaaatgttATGGCGACAGTGTGTGGGTTTTATTGGGCCAGtcttaaaatgtttcattgttttatgtacattacatttggacaaaatatttcaatctgtgtggtgcTTCCAGAGTACGttaccataaaatattatttatttatatatatgtataaatcaaaatcaaatcatttattcagaaattaggccttcacaggcactgtttcacgtcatattctaaattaagtgatgtttaccaaagctacaaactactagcatttcaaaacgaccactgctgagaagaaatgccgaaagaaacacattcaaacagtgttggtccctattatgccagaagggcttaccatatAAACCAGAAGGGCGTTAATTCCAGCTTTTgtacaaaaactttttttgtaatttcgtgcaactgttatttttacaacataaGAATATTGTAAGACTTTAATAAACTTATGTGTAGTATAAAAAGTCTCGGAGTGCTCAATGAGAGTGATCCAATCacacaaatcaatttattattgttgtcgTTGTAAAAATGCCGCGTTCTGATTGGTTGGCTACGGACGGCCGctaaaagtacctaattatatttgaaaactcTCACTCAGCACTCTGAAGGaaagttaaatattgtaaataaaaataaatatgaaggtatttgttgtttaaatagttataaacatgtaatttgacgacctcggtaaagttcttgccccTGAACTGAGAGATCCCGGGtacgatccccggtcgggtcatgatggaaaatgatctttttctgattggattggatgtttatctatatatgtatatgttataaaatatagtatcgttgagttagtatcccataacacaagtctcgaacttactttggggctagctcaatctgtgtgatttggcctaatatatttattatactgtttttaatgctcgctaagaaataaatttatgctAAGGTGAATGCTAGTGTGCGAGGACTGGAGTCATCGCCTTGGAATTGTGTGAACTTTTATACTGTTGTGTTCCATATAGCAAAAAGGTAATGAAGCCATTAAGTTTTACGGATACACGtggccttcgagtttcgcTCTGTCATCCCCGTAAGGCATAAAGACGGTAATTTTGTTATGTTCTATTCAAAAAGGTAAATAACAGaactacaaatttatttagaaaacaatCATGTGTTGTGTGAgaaactattaattttttttatttatgtacactgaatgtacctacaataaaattgacgcgttatcatattgtaatttaaaaataatattttcaatattttgtcgTCTCTTAGCGATGTTCTCCGCTCATTTAGAACGTGGCGGCCAGCAtaggtagatttttttaaaattttataatggtACATGTTATCATGTTGGccaagaaaaaatgttttatctatgatGGCCGCCTTCGAGATCACACGCTCACATGGCACTGAACTAGCCGTTACACATAATCGTTTGAGCATAAAATTGTAAAGGAGTGTTTGAAATTCTTTTTCGATCTTCCCACCATTTTAATGGGTTTTCTGTCCTCGGTAGCATTTCATCTCCTACGTATTTATCCAAGTCTATACCAGCTGCCGACTGATTCTGTGGCCGTAACTGCTGATTCAAGTCGGCATCATAGTTAACCCAAATGGATGTCGACATAGTGGTGGGCTCCGCTGGCTTTTGGGCGCTCCCTGAATTTGGTTCTGTAGATATAGCTGGTATTTCCGGTGTTGCCACTATTTTTGTGgctaatttcttttttaaattgtcatagataattcttttttaaattgttatcccgagtgttcttagtaACCGATTTTCAAGAAACATGGTGTCATGAAattcggttcagccgttcaaaagttttagcgaaatgaatattgaaagtcgggggttttttaatttgtctaacaaataaaacttgttgGGCAACTGCTCAAGTATCCCGGTTATAGGACTATTGTAGTAAACATAGCTACAGTAGCTCAATAATTTGAATGGATGACTTGTacgttttaatatatttggtCGTTTTAAAATGCTAGTAGCTGACTTCGAGAATCCTAATTCTGACTGATATTAAAGTGAAATTCTATCCCGGCTGTAGGGCTACTGCAGTCTTAAATACCTGTAGCTCTAAAGTTTGAATGGATGGATTTTTATCttgtatttgtttcttttaacGTATCTAAtcgttttgaaatattattttttttagccTGTTGACGTGtaccactgctgggcaaagacctCCCCCACCTTCCTCCACAAATCTTTATCGAAAAACAGCCTGTTACCACcctatagttataataatattggtcACAATTAGAGATGGGCAAAGTGTTTCTGCCCAGGCAGGAAAATTGGAAATAATCCCGGCATTTTAGGAAAATTCCTTATTTGCCCAGTCACCAGGCTGAAAAAAACATCAATCTTGACAGCGTTTTTAGCACTCAATGGgtatttatgtttgaaaatatataaattgttgcataatacaaaataaatagcgATGTCGCGGTGTTGTGCTTGTGCCGTACCATCCGTAAATGGATGTTGttcttgtaaataaactttgttttgttctttaaatattaactagAAATGCATAAATGTAACAAAAGCGgtagtaggtatgtataaacaattgaatatatatttatttttaatttaaaaaccctGATCAAATTCTTGATATTAATAAGAaactaagttttattaaaaaataaaaaagaaaccacGTAAACTTGAGTAATgacaatatacataatattttaattaaaataaaaattactactaatttttattttaattaaaacctaTTAATCTAACCACTGTCTGTGTCGTACACGGCGATAGCTACATTAACAAATTCTACATTTCCTTGACGGGAAATCGATGCTACTGGTTCTTTGCCAATGGTACTGGCTTGCGTTATAGAATCTTGGTAAGAAAACTCATCATCCGAAATTTGCATGATAAGATTTCTGTATCTGTTTTATCCTCATCGGACAGctgattttcatttttgtgcAACATGTTCCAATTACATGATAGAAATGTTATCTTTGCTGCTCTCTCTGATGTCAAACGATTTCTTTTAGCCCTCTGAATAAATCCCTGTGTACTAAATGATCTTTCGGTCGCTGCAGATGTGCAGGGTGCAGTTAATATTCTCAGTGCAATTGTACTTAATTTACTAGAACTACAGATTTCTTTCCACCACAGAACAGGGGTTACTTTATCTTTGGACTTCCAAGATTCAAAACCCTTACTCCAAAGATCTTCTTTGCCTCTGTACTGGGCTAGTTCAGCGATACGGTCAATGTTGCAGTATTCAGCGGGGCCACAAATAAATTCCATTGCGGCGACTTCTTCTGTCTGATCAAGCTCAATACCTATTGATTTAGGATCAAGCATATATGCGGCATAATAAATTGGTTTCAGACAGTGTTTAACTCGTTTTTcaatacaagcttttatgtttttcttctCATCGTCATCCAGCATTGTAATTGTTGGTAAAacaaattctaattttatgtGCGTGTGCTCTGAGGGCCACTCTCTCGAATTTCTTTGAAAACATGTTCAGGATTTAGTGAAGATTCCCaaagaattgtgaaagttggaaccagattttgtgaaaatcaAATAAGGGAATTATGGGCTTTAAAGTTGGACCCTCAATCCGCACATAGAGGATTGAGGGTCCACTTGTACCGGATAAACTAAGGGCACTAAAGAAAAAGTCTTTACGCCAAAATGTAAGATAATGCCAAGCAAAAATTGCGGACACAAGAAATTACaagaaaaacattgtattattttccataCCTGCGTTCAAAATGGACCCTCACGTGGAAAGATTATTACgcttataataacaaaaccattAACTTCTGGCTACTCTTTGAAACcctatattatagtatataaattgTGACATTTTGTGAAAGAAATAACAGATCACGATATCATGTTGGTTAAAAATTATCACCTAGTTAAAATTCGGACCCTCAGTCGTCCACTTTTTGGTTTTCGTTTTGTTTCGCTTAACGTATGATAgctaacaaaaacacaaaattgtcTCCTTTTGTGGAAAAAAATGTGCTACAAATACAGTACCattggttaataaaaacatcttttattgtataagaaaatcaattttaatttagtatgaaaataatgaaatagggTGACAACATTTTGCATAACttactaaaaattattactaaaaatagctttttcagaatgtttttttttaaatgtctaaaATTTGTAATGGAAGCAGCGTTGGACTTCATTTACCCTTTTAAATTGCAGCatagattaataaatgtagAGTTATCGGTATTAATAAACTTGGTTCGATTTTTCTCTTATTATCATCATAACATtggaaattactatttattaaaacatgacATTTGTAATGACCAATACTATCTGAAAAGGGTGGAGGAACAAGTTCAATAGCTCCGATGAGTTCATATACCtttgattttattcttattgtaTATGGAATATTCAATAAGCAATGCTCACCGGTACCGTTTAAGTCAACTGTAATTATAACGTGTAATTCGTAATTTACAGATACGTTAGAGCCACAATGAAGACATAACTTCGATGATTCGTCAAAACAAATCGCGTCCTCCAAAGACTCAATCCCAAAAACGGATAACATATCCAAATTGAGTGGTAAGAAAGCAAATTGTCTTTCAATTGAAATCGATGTACAAAACTCGTTAACACATCGTTTTGAAAATAAGGCACTATAAAAATGATTCAAAAGAACAGTTTCATGAAAACTTGCCACATTACTTTGGCAATCAACAATAACGACGtcgttatttaattttagtaaagaTTCTTTAAAGTAATGTTTGAGTGCTAAATCTGCTCGGATTTTGTATGGATCGTAACTTATTGTTGTACCTGCCAAACATTTAATGTACATTGAGATTAATTCAGAGCTGAACATGTTAATCAAATCatgtatatattgattttgaatataaccgaaacacaaaagaaaaaatgttgaatCTAGTCCGcacgtatttataatttttgtttgtctattaTTAACTTCAACAGTAGAACATAAGTTACCGTTTTGcatatgtttaatttgtttaagtattttagtaGCTGTATCGTCATCTGTACCTTCTCCTCTCCAATTTTCAACTAATGAAGGCTTATCTGAAAAAACGGAGTCCTCATTAAGTACTTTAACTAACTTGgccttttttataatttgttttttctgaGAATGTTTCCTTTTTCTTCTATTAACACCTGTTTTCTTCACAACTTTATTGGTAACTCCATTTTCTAGGTCAACTTTTGAGGACTTAAGGTCACCTTCTATATATTGTGCAAAAATCTGAATGAATTCATCTATTCTGTATTTCTGTGttttagttttgaagattaaatgtttaattgttttaaaaaagctTTCCACACCCGCAGACGATGGAGTCAGATTGTCAGATTTAAAATGAGAAACTAATATATTAGACCATAGTGGAAGTTTGAATAATATCCTACGCAGTGTAGCCGCAATTGTCGGCAAATAGAATGGATTGTCTTCTCTAGCATCAGTATCGTGATTAtcgttattgttttttttaaaagaacttCTTTATCAAACCAAGAAAAGAAATCGTTATTAACTTCATGTTCCTCAATTACAAAATCTATACTCTCGGTGTGTTCATTATCATCTAATGGTGGAGAACAAacgtctttattttttaaaatgctgtcgagttttctttttgtaaaagatatttttttactgtagcACACGTCTAATATGTCCTTAATAGTACTTTTCAAATTATCAAAatcttcacatttttttaaataatatatgcatctaatatagaataatttgatttcattgTCAATTCCTTGTAGACATGGTAAATTGTGCAACGTTTTGATGAAGTGGCTCGTATCGAGTCTAACATAAACAGGTGGCATTTCTAGATTGGTTCcactcaaaatataaaataaatgttcaatgTATGTTTTAGTAGAAGTGAATTCAGTAAAAGTTGTGATCACAGCTGATATTAATGCTGCACAATCATCAGTTATGACTTCTTGAGGCTTCATCCCATCTACACTATAATTCCAGATCCTTAACCAATTACAAATAGATACATGGCTATGAGAATCAGTTACCATCTGAAAAATTGGGACGGAACGCAAATTTTTATCGCACGTGATTAGTCCTTGGTACAAAAACAGACGTTTGGTAATAGTTGCACCATTTGGAAGAGAAACTGCTTTAAAAATTGAGCCTGTAGCATCAATAGTTATTGTTGACCTATTTGTTGTTTCACAGTACACTTTGTAGAAATCAACTTGTTGTTGGCTCCAAAAGTGGACAGTAAAATTTggaaatgtaataatttggcgaaataaatttttgtatttgtcgTCATGAGACATAGTCAACAAAGATAAAACTACATCATTGTGAAATTGCCGGCCAATCCTTTCATCTGACTTAATTTTCCGTAGGGCACTAATAGTTGGTAATACCGGTGGAgatgatacattttttaaatcatcagGTCCCTCAGATAATAGCTCAGAAGCTAAATCTTTGTGCACTGCGATAGCCGGTCTGTGTTTTAATATCTTCGCTAACTTTTGTCGCTTATACGGGCTCagcttagatttttttaagacaTTGTGTTTGTTTTCGAGACAAAAGTTCGATACACTGCAGGAGGCTGTATGAAAATTGTGagtccttttaaaaatattaacatt
This sequence is a window from Plodia interpunctella isolate USDA-ARS_2022_Savannah chromosome 29, ilPloInte3.2, whole genome shotgun sequence. Protein-coding genes within it:
- the LOC128682043 gene encoding zinc finger protein 510-like isoform X1, with protein sequence MEELKSYLNGIVCATCLTSDRELHHIQDLPKIQELLPDIHLNAEEDKVCWECVSSLKKFIKFRQKASEAQQMFTNFVEGKLTSIKSFSKLKWEIMVDGVKIVTEDQSSRVEIQSEENQENDEENEESEEKNANNTLYEEMKHGDDEEYGVNYGFNGSRENSQTELSYGLKMEIDESTLNTEDSIRNYDDDEDLLIQNLPENFNIDDEETNKLIENTLEAFLQDLTVRKKTKVIRKNSEIIDSDHGVNENEDSYIELQAQCRKSIDIPKGRALNRYKNVSRRKITKEEMEQMLERERENNCYKNAYFKCEKCVYGYDNVNQYTDHLVKHDEKQGSEICSICDQRFPTRKTAMDHYLHHFMAFYCTECGYTSRFLRFLKAHQEKKECRSKTYPIWFYCDECDQKFALESLLTHHKKSIHQVKYSCKYCNKTFTKDYSRKLHEQIHKGRQSVQCDICKKFFVNKVSFQFHLKNVHDFTPKKSVYCKVCNKFYTRKYAYHVHEKSHGNDVDNS
- the LOC128682043 gene encoding zinc finger protein 510-like isoform X2, which produces MEELKSYLNGIVCATCLTSDRELHHIQDLPKIQELLPDIHLNAEEDKVCWECVSSLKKFIKFRQKASEAQQMFTNFVEGKLTSIKSFSKLKWEIMVDGVKIVTEDQSSRVEIQSEENQENDEENEESEEKNANNTLYEEMKHGDDEEYGVNYGFNGSRENSQTELSYGLKMEIDESTLNTEDSIRNYDDDEDLLIQNLPENFNIDDEETNKLIENTLEAFLQDLTVRKKTKVIRKNSEIIDSDHGVNENEDSYIELQAQCRKSIDIPKGRALNRYKNVSRRKITKEEMEQMLERERENNCYKNAYFKCEKCVYGYDNVNQYTDHLVKHDEKQGSEICSICDQRFPTRKTAMDHYLHHFMAFYCTECGYTSRFLRFLKAHQEKKECRSKTYPIWFYCDECDQKFALESLLTHHKKSIHQVKYSCKYCNKTFTKDYSRKLHEQIHKGRQSVQCDICKKFFVNKVSFQFHLKNVHDFTIR